A genomic stretch from Phaseolus vulgaris cultivar G19833 unplaced genomic scaffold, P. vulgaris v2.0 scaffold_321, whole genome shotgun sequence includes:
- the LOC137817618 gene encoding uncharacterized protein: protein MPTYARFMKDLLTKKRRLKEQGIVELEAGCSAIIQKSLPQKSKDPGSFTLPVTIGNFTVAKALLDLGASINLMPLSMLKKIGDVEILPTRMTLQLADRSIKYPHGIVEDLLVKVDKFYFPVDFVIMDIEEDVEVPLILGRPFMKTAKIMIDVDEGKLKVRVQDEEVSFDVFEAMKHPIDQNDCFRMDALDELYLENHREIFIDDSLMKAVLNDNENCEDCGRKGSQGMFVRAGKDKRSSTRDF from the coding sequence ATGCCTACTTATGCCAGATTTATGAAGGATTTGTTGACCAAGAAGAGAAGATTAAAAGAACAAGGAATTGTGGAGCTAGAAGCAGGATGTAGTGCCATTATTCAAAAATCATTGCCACAAAAATCTAAAGATCCTGGGAGTTTTACTTTGCCAGTCACAATAGGAAATTTTACAGTGGCCAAAGCATTACTAGATCTTGGGGCAAGCATAAATCTGATGCCACTATCTATGTTGAAGAAAATCGGGGATGTTGAAATTCTGCCTACAAGGATGACACTGCAATTAGCTGACAGATCAATAAAATATCCACATGGGATAGTAGAGGATCTTTTGGTGAAGGTAGACAAATTTTACTTCCCAGTTGATTTTGTGATCATGGACATAGAGGAAGATGTTGAAGTACCTCTTATTCTTGGACGCCCATTTATGAAGACTGCAAAAATTATGATTGATGTGGATGAAGGAAAGTTGAAGGTTCGAGTGCAGGATGAAGAAGTTAGCTTTGATGTATTTGAAGCAATGAAACATCCGATTGATCAGAATGATTGTTTTAGGATGGATGCACTGGATGAACTGTATTTGGAAAATCACAGAGAAATATTTATAGATGATTCATTGATGAAAGCAGTCTTAAATGATAATGAAAATTGTGAGGACTGTGGGAGGAAAGGAAGTCAAGGAATGTTTGTTAGAGCTGGGAAAGACAAAAGAAGTTCAACAAGGGATTTTTGA